The region ATTTTTGTGAATCAAGACTTAGAACGCCATTGTCAGCAAAATGgaattaaagtaaagtaaaagtactcattatgcagcagTATGATATTAATACAtgttatgtgatttttaatgagttttttctttctttttagcaCAGTTAATATGCAAACATTTCAACTGatagtcttttgttttttagcaaACACTTAATTGCCTGACAGTTGCATGCAAATATTAGTGCACACATTTTAGTGAAACATCATTAACTCTGatatttgctttatttaatttatgtcATACCTTTGTTCTTTCTCGTGGTTCCACGCTGATTTCATGGATAGCGTAGGGTTAACTGTTTATTcttactgctgtgtgtgtgtctttgtagtTCAGCCTTAGTCTGTATAAACCCTCTCTTTGTGGCATTTGTTAGCTCAGTTATGATTAGTTCTGTCATaagttgctgtttgtttagttgAACTCAATTTAACTTGAAGAGTTTAAGAGTTCTCAAATAAATTTCTCTGGTTTTCctatatttgtattttgcatAATTTGCTACTTTGTTAATTGCAagttaagttgtaaataaattactatttttgcttttcacacCTTGAGCCTTACTGCTTGGTCCCTGACAATGAtaattactgatgcattaacatgtaagcatcattttaatgttgtagctggtgaGAGGGAGccaattttaattaatttacataAATTTGGGCAGTTTATTCTTTAACAGttacaattatattttataaactggtCATGGGTTTTATATGTGCAACCAGgtggtaaaataaaaatatctatgGGAAATAGTCCATGTGGATCAAGTTGTCTGTTGGGGATCCTTACTTTGGACAGCAGGGGGCGGGGATTCACCATGTCTTGGAGTGGGGTTACCCTGGGTTAACCCTGCTGAGTGGTCAGGGAACACTGGGAAAATACGGCAAGTACAACATAATGtgctacttttctcttttctcttgggcaacacaaataaagaaacaacagaGCACCTGTTTTATGCTTGTGACACGATCCAAAGCTTATGGAAGTCCTTGTATGATTGGCTGAGCTCCAAATCCATACATATAGATTTCTTCTCTTTCAAACGTATCCAGGAAGAGATCTTGGAGAATAGCAATTAAATTCCTAGGTAAtaatatcatcatcataacaaaatactatatacataaatgtcatggagtggaggtggaggagccATGAGAAACCAGTTTGTGAGGAAGAGACTATTGTAATCTACCTCATCATACGAGACAAGATTCTCTCCTTGTGCTGGAACACCAATAACTATCAGAAGCATATGAATAAACCACAGTCATTTTCACCCAGCAGAAGTGAATGCTGGCATGGCATGTGGGAATAAGCATGACTATTGTGAAGTTCTTTCACATGCAGCTGGATAgcttttcatttactttctAAGTAGGCCACTGACATACACGCTGACTGACTTCCTCCACTTATGATGTGGTATGAAACCAGATTACATTGACTGAGGGCATGTTAAGATGCTGCTCTGTAGCTGCAGTTTGTATCATTTTCTACTTTCTCATTATTATGTCATGTTTGGCCTGTTTTTGCTTCAAATGCTCAAAGTATCGTGCTCACACTCATGTAATGTCACGTATAGCTTGCAGTTGTCACTGCTATGGTTTCACATTGCTTTCAAGTTCTTCTTCAGGTGTGACTATAGATggatgttttatctgttttaaatgATCCAAAGAGTTGGGACAAACTGGCCAACGTCTGTTCTTCCTAAGAACTTTGTCATCAGTGAGTAAGTGTAAGAATCCAATACAAAAATTCGAATCTCAGTTTTGCTCGAGGGCTTTGTGAAGACAGTCTTATGACTTGCCGATTGTAATGTTGTGCACTGAGAGTTGGCTGTTTTCAGATGACTTCCAGACATGAGCTGGGGTTATGGCCTATAAAAAGCCATGTATCACCAGCAGTGCAGTACATTTGCAAACAAaccagcagagaagaagagaagccTACACTGTTCAGAGGTGTGAAACATCATTGGATGTTGAAATCAGTTTCAGAGGCATCATCCTTGTGTCTGACATTCACTGAGGTGCTGTGGTGTTGAGTTCCAAGTCGTGCTGTTTAGATTTTTACCACTTAACATGAGTAAGTATGGTAGTGAACTGACTCAGAAGGAGAAGGAGTTGCTGAAAATTCGTCGAGACAGTGACACCAAAGCCGCTGAACTTGTCAAGATGGAGAAGATGCTGCAACAGACCAAGAATCTGTTGGACAAGAAGACAGAGTCTGGTACAGAGAGCATGGGCTACCAGGAGAACATGGGTGTGTATCACAAACACAGTATTGTAATTTAATCTTTTAAATGCTTTCAAAGACTCTTGTTGGTGGTTGTAGTTTGTGACTGTGTTTTCTCGTTGCTTGTTGCAGTGGAGGACCTAGAGGAAAAGGTGCGCTCCAGTAGGCGGTACAGGAGAAACTCCCTCCATCACACGCAAATGCTGGAGAGCCagatgaaaacagtgaaaggTGAACTGGTGGGAACGCTGGACCATCTTCAGGAGCTGCGGAACGTCCTGCGCCGCTCACAGCAGAAAGCAGAGGAGCGCAAAGCCACGATGGAGAAGCTGGCAGCAGGGCTCAGGTGAACCACCTGCTGAAACCAGGCCTCAACCTTTTCAAGCTCTGCTACGCCAACTGAATATCTGACCCCACATTTTACATCTTCCATCCTGCTGTGCAGAGTTTACATCTACAATAAGAAGACCGCACCCATTCTCTGGTT is a window of Thunnus thynnus chromosome 8, fThuThy2.1, whole genome shotgun sequence DNA encoding:
- the si:ch73-389b16.1 gene encoding coiled-coil domain-containing protein 18, with translation MSKYGSELTQKEKELLKIRRDSDTKAAELVKMEKMLQQTKNLLDKKTESGTESMGYQENMVEDLEEKVRSSRRYRRNSLHHTQMLESQMKTVKGELVGTLDHLQELRNVLRRSQQKAEERKATMEKLAAGLR